The Methylomonas montana DNA window CCCATTTTCTGGTGACGTTTCCGGACGGTCTGCTGGACAGTTTCTATCTGCCGGATTTCGGCAAGCTCGCCGAGTTTGGTTTTTGGGAAAGCGTGGTGTCGATCTGCTTGGTGGGCAGCCTGGAGAGCCTGCTCAGCGCCGCAGCTGTCGACAAACTCGACCCGGAGAAACGTTATTCCGACTTAAACAAAGAACTGCGCGCGGTCGGTATCGGTAATGTGGTCTCCGGCATGATCGGCGGCCTGCCGATGATCGCCGAAATCGTCCGTAGCTCGGCTAACATCGACGCCGGCGGCCGCAGCAGTTGGGCCAACTTCTTTCATGGCGGCTTCGTGCTGTTATTTGTGGTGTTGTTTCCAGGCTTGATCTCGACGATCCCGCTGGCATCGTTGGCTGCGCTGCTGGTCTATACCGGCTATCGCTTGGCGTCGCCGCAAGCCTTTGCCAAAAGCATGGATATGGGCAAGGAGCAACTGGCCTTGTTCGTGATTACCATTTTGGCGATTCTGGCCAGCAACCTGTTGATCGGCGTGCTGCTTGGTATCGCCGCTAAACTATTGCTGCATATCGGCCGCGGGGTACCGTTGAGCAACATGCTGTCGATGTCCTACAAACTGCAAGCCAACGGCCCGGACAGTTGGATTATTAAAGTCAGCGGCGCGGCCTTGTTCTCCAACTTTCTGGCGTTGAAAAGCCAGATTGCCACCCTCGCCGACGGCCAAACCGTGATATTCGATGTAACCGCCGCCGACCTGATCGACCACACCGTAATGGAATTTATCGCCCATTACCAAGAAGACTACATCGCCCGTGGCGGCCGTTGCGAAATTCACGGCCTGGCCGATTTGGAATCTTTGGGAGACCATGCCCTGGCTGCAAGAAAGCGTCGATAAACTTCCGTCCCTCCTTAACCAAAAAAGGGGGCTAGCAATACTCGACACGGCTGTAGAGACTCAACATCCTGAGGCATTCACCAATCAGTTGATAGGCTCCACGCTGAATTCGGCCTCTGTTGCCTATCTTGACACAAGGTCAAAGGTTTCCGCTGGAATCGAAAACAGATTTAGCGGATTTATCGCAAACGAGAGTTAAAGCCTTGCGTAGAGCTGCCCCAAGAAACTGAGCACATACGACACATCAGCAGATCACGAATGTAGCTCAAGATTACTGTTTGTAAGCAAAAATTGACAGTCTCTATCGAGTGCGATAACTTCGACGATTAACATAAGGGAACCTCAAAAAATGCCCTCTCCCAGAGGGAGAAGGAGGTTATTTTGATTTTTAGAAATTCTCATAATAGATATATTTCATAAACGCTTACCTAAATTATCGGTTTGGATGTGAAAACAAGACAAAGGATTTTGCTTGTCGAAGATGACAAAAACTGTGCAGATTTATTGCATTACGTTTTGGTAAGAGCCGGCTTCCAGGTAGACATCGCAGCAGACGGTCTTCAGGGACAAAGACTCATCAATAACTCCGCAAATCCGCCAGCACTGGTCTTAACAGGGTTGATTTTGCCTTACATAGATGGCTATCAACTGCTGCAGCAAGTTCGCAAAACTGAAAATTGGTCACAAGTGCCAATCATTGTTTTAAGCTCTAAAACTCAAGAACAAGATATTGTCAGGGCTTTTCAGCTCGGCGCGTCGGACTACGTCACCAAACCTTTTCAATTGGGAGAATTATTAGCTCGTATCGATTGCCGTATAAACGAGAGCTAATATTTCGTATATGTCTCACATTTACCGTTGGTTTATCATCTGTTCGATGATTTCCGGGCCATTATCAGCCGCCAATACCCAGCCCCTGATCGATGAGGCGGTCCATAGCGGTCGTTTTTCAGATGCAGAGCGACTTCTGCGCGACGACTTAATTCAAAATCCCAATAATGCAGAAGCGGCTTTTCGATTAGCCAAAGTGCTGTCCTGGCAAAAAAAATATGACGACGCGGAAATCGCTTACCGCGCACTATTGGCGAACGAACCGGAAAATACCGACTATCAATTAGGGCTCGCCCAAGTCTATGTATGGCGAAATCAGCCCGCATTAGCCCTGCCGTTGCTCGAAAAAGCCAGAGCCTCAGCTGCGGCTGATTCGGATATTTGGCGGTTACATATTCAAGCGCTAGCGGCAAAAGGCGATGTAGTATCGCTTCGGCAAGCGCTTGTTTTGAGACAACAGGCAGCGGAACGTTTCCCAAACTTGAATTGGCCCGCTATAGAAGAGCCTCCGGAAAATGCCGCGACAAAGCCGGTTGCAGGCGTCGTGACAGCATTGGAACGAAAATTCAATGACCCCTATGCCAACCAGATTGAGTTAGGTGGTTCCTATGAGAACCTGACTAATCAGCAAGGCCATTGGCGATCCGAATATTTGAGTATCGAGCATCATTTTAACCCTCGCCAATTGGTATATGGCTCGGTTCAACAAACCGAACGTTTCGCCCGGAACGACATCCAGCTACTCTTGGGAACCTACCAGCCGCTGACCGCCAATCTGACTTTCAACCTGGAAGGAGATGTCAGTCCGACTTCTCAGGTCTTGGCCAAAAACAGCATCATGGCTTCGTTACAAGGTGGCTTGGGCCACGGGGTTTTCCTGACCGGCGGCTACCGCCATAGTGAATACGGTACCGGTCCGGTTGAACAAGGTTTCTCCACTTTAGAAAGTTATTTCTCTGATTTTCGCTTTGCTTATACCGTCCGCGCGACCGATTCTTTCCAGAAAACCCAGTTCGGTCACCGCTTTGACTTTTCGTATTACTACAATGACATCAGTTCTATCACCTTTACTTACAACTTTGGTGCAGAAACAGGTGGTTTCCAAGGCGTTGTCTACGACACGCAATATTTTGGCCTACACGGTAGACATTGGCTTAATCCGGACTGGGCGTTAACCTGGGACTTGGGACATATCGAACAAGGCACGTCTTATATTCGCGAAGGAGCGACACTTGGGATTCGCCGCGCTTTCTGACATTAGGGTTATCATCGCCTTCTGGATCGGAGCAATTTCCATTTTGCTCGCCTTCCTGTTGCTCATCGAGATTATCTGGCTGCGTACCTCCTTATTGCTTAAGAGCTATTTTCGCGAAACATTCGAAACCAAGGCACAAAAGTGGTTGATTCGCAGAATAGCCGGAGAATCAGGCGAGATGCCAAAATTTAGGCGCCGCAATCTGCGTGATTTCATGCACCTTTGGATTCATTATCAAGAAATGTTACGCGGGGAATCCACGGAGCGGCTCAATCAGGCGCTGCTAGATTCCGGTTTTTTGCCACTGATACGCAAACAACTGCGTCGAGGTAGTTTTGAAGACCGTTTATTGGCCGTTACCCTGCTTGGGCATCATAGGGATGTCCAATCGCTAAAGCTTATCGACCAGCTACTTGACTCAGCGTCCCCTTTACTATCGATGACCGCCGCAAAAGCGCTAGCGAGAATTGCACCGGAACAAGCTCAGCACAAAATAGTGCAATTGCTGATTCAGCGCCGCGATTGGGTGCCTGTGCGGGTGTTACTGATGCTGAAATTGACCGACCCTTGTTTGAAACAAGCACTGCTCGACACTATCCAACGCG harbors:
- a CDS encoding SulP family inorganic anion transporter — translated: MHKSLPSSSIIRSAGQGHWRQDITAGFLVFLIALPLCLGIALASGFPPMAGIISAIVGGLLVSRIGGAQLTITGPAAGLIVVILTSVQALGDGDAMAGYRYTLAAIVIAGALQTVLGYFKAGRLAAFFPASVVHGMLAAIGIIIISKQLPVMAGVQSQGASILSGILALPHSLIYFMPQIGLIALAGIVVLVGWPHVQQPLLRKIPAPIIVIASGILLGQVFRLDQLQPGEAFIVPKDILFAPHFLVTFPDGLLDSFYLPDFGKLAEFGFWESVVSICLVGSLESLLSAAAVDKLDPEKRYSDLNKELRAVGIGNVVSGMIGGLPMIAEIVRSSANIDAGGRSSWANFFHGGFVLLFVVLFPGLISTIPLASLAALLVYTGYRLASPQAFAKSMDMGKEQLALFVITILAILASNLLIGVLLGIAAKLLLHIGRGVPLSNMLSMSYKLQANGPDSWIIKVSGAALFSNFLALKSQIATLADGQTVIFDVTAADLIDHTVMEFIAHYQEDYIARGGRCEIHGLADLESLGDHALAARKRR
- a CDS encoding response regulator transcription factor, which encodes MKTRQRILLVEDDKNCADLLHYVLVRAGFQVDIAADGLQGQRLINNSANPPALVLTGLILPYIDGYQLLQQVRKTENWSQVPIIVLSSKTQEQDIVRAFQLGASDYVTKPFQLGELLARIDCRINES
- a CDS encoding YaiO family outer membrane beta-barrel protein, with translation MSHIYRWFIICSMISGPLSAANTQPLIDEAVHSGRFSDAERLLRDDLIQNPNNAEAAFRLAKVLSWQKKYDDAEIAYRALLANEPENTDYQLGLAQVYVWRNQPALALPLLEKARASAAADSDIWRLHIQALAAKGDVVSLRQALVLRQQAAERFPNLNWPAIEEPPENAATKPVAGVVTALERKFNDPYANQIELGGSYENLTNQQGHWRSEYLSIEHHFNPRQLVYGSVQQTERFARNDIQLLLGTYQPLTANLTFNLEGDVSPTSQVLAKNSIMASLQGGLGHGVFLTGGYRHSEYGTGPVEQGFSTLESYFSDFRFAYTVRATDSFQKTQFGHRFDFSYYYNDISSITFTYNFGAETGGFQGVVYDTQYFGLHGRHWLNPDWALTWDLGHIEQGTSYIREGATLGIRRAF